In one window of uncultured Draconibacterium sp. DNA:
- a CDS encoding FtsX-like permease family protein — protein MFWTQFKLMLRNLRRNKLHSAINIFGLAIALTLVLLLSSYVSNEVSVDAFHANKDRIYRVHGDNIETFAPPFGQYILENIAEAESYTRTFRIDGTLTYNDKKFESGNCLLADSTFFSIFSFPLLVGDASQVLEAKESAVLSESFAKKIFGNTNPVGESFNFSGKNFVVSGIYSDFKDNTHFVKPNMILNFLMLPRIWGNGDEGADYFLQDYGNSSFGLYVLAHKNSNIKAHEAELLEKVKEFYWVFQNDRSNEIFFTPLEDVYFNLSALDYVGTRQGNKKFLNILALIALSIVIIAAINYINLSITQSVKRTKEVAIKKIIGSMRWSIVRQFLMESTVVSFISTVLAILLTVIVLPEFNKLVNTDFSFSDIFNNGFLLRSFLVVFVTGLVAGLVPSLILSGFNSVETLKGIPSRLKNSFGQKAMVVFQYTVSIVLIVVVAFIMKQNNYMKNYDLGFDKDNTFYIRMTDDTNKQKNAFRNELMKIPGVQAVSFCNDFPGGPINNQSFVYNEKPQSFDQFRVDTAFFSALGIPLKNKISVTDNIMGDDKFALVLNKTGVNELELEAPYNEFKLYDNMVKISEVVEDMNFRSLYQKPRPTMFMLRDMNWAPYVLVRGSGGNLSAILERTKAVFKELSPSDPLVLNFIDDALNSAYQKEERTAKIVGYFAIFAILISSLGIFALASYTAQNRRKEIGVRKVNGAQITQVVGLLNMNFIKWVIVAFLIATPVAWFATNKWLENFAYKTTLSWLIFALAGLLALGIALLTVSWQSWRAATRNPVEALRYE, from the coding sequence ATGTTCTGGACACAATTTAAATTAATGCTTCGTAACCTGCGAAGAAACAAATTGCATTCGGCAATAAATATTTTTGGATTGGCAATTGCCTTAACCTTAGTTTTGTTATTGTCTTCTTATGTTTCCAACGAGGTATCGGTAGATGCGTTTCACGCGAATAAAGACAGAATATATCGCGTGCATGGCGATAATATTGAAACTTTTGCGCCTCCTTTCGGACAGTATATTTTAGAAAATATTGCCGAGGCCGAAAGCTATACCCGCACATTCAGGATAGATGGTACTTTAACTTATAATGATAAAAAGTTCGAAAGCGGTAATTGTTTGCTGGCCGATTCAACATTCTTTTCCATTTTCTCTTTCCCGCTGCTTGTTGGAGATGCCAGCCAGGTATTGGAGGCAAAAGAGAGCGCTGTATTATCTGAAAGCTTTGCAAAGAAGATTTTTGGCAACACAAATCCGGTAGGCGAAAGTTTTAATTTTAGCGGAAAGAACTTTGTGGTTTCGGGTATTTACAGCGATTTTAAAGACAATACCCATTTTGTGAAGCCAAACATGATTCTCAATTTTTTGATGTTGCCCAGAATTTGGGGAAATGGCGACGAAGGCGCTGATTATTTTTTGCAGGATTATGGAAACAGCTCGTTTGGGCTTTACGTACTGGCGCATAAAAACAGTAACATAAAAGCACATGAAGCTGAACTTTTGGAAAAAGTGAAGGAGTTTTACTGGGTTTTTCAAAACGACAGGAGTAATGAAATCTTTTTTACGCCTCTGGAAGATGTTTATTTTAACCTCTCTGCATTAGATTATGTCGGAACCCGGCAGGGCAATAAAAAGTTTCTTAATATTCTTGCCCTTATTGCTTTATCAATAGTAATAATTGCAGCCATAAATTACATTAATCTAAGCATCACCCAATCGGTTAAACGAACAAAAGAAGTAGCGATAAAAAAGATTATTGGTTCGATGCGATGGAGCATTGTACGACAATTTTTAATGGAATCGACAGTTGTTAGTTTTATCTCAACAGTACTGGCCATTTTGTTAACAGTTATTGTTTTGCCTGAGTTTAATAAACTGGTAAACACTGACTTTAGTTTTTCAGACATATTCAATAATGGATTTCTGTTGCGCAGTTTTCTGGTGGTATTTGTAACCGGACTTGTTGCGGGTTTGGTTCCCTCGCTAATTCTTTCCGGTTTTAATTCCGTTGAAACCTTAAAAGGAATACCGTCGCGGCTTAAAAACAGTTTTGGACAGAAAGCAATGGTTGTGTTTCAATATACCGTTTCCATTGTATTAATTGTAGTTGTGGCTTTTATCATGAAGCAAAATAACTATATGAAAAACTATGACCTGGGATTTGATAAAGACAACACTTTTTACATCAGAATGACCGACGATACCAATAAACAAAAGAATGCTTTCCGAAATGAATTGATGAAAATTCCCGGAGTACAGGCAGTTTCCTTTTGCAACGATTTTCCGGGCGGACCAATTAACAACCAGTCGTTTGTTTACAACGAGAAGCCGCAAAGTTTCGATCAATTCAGGGTAGATACTGCTTTCTTCTCGGCTCTTGGAATTCCGCTAAAAAACAAAATTTCGGTTACCGATAATATTATGGGCGACGATAAGTTTGCCCTGGTTCTTAACAAAACAGGAGTGAACGAACTTGAACTCGAAGCTCCTTACAACGAATTCAAACTTTACGACAACATGGTAAAAATAAGCGAAGTTGTGGAGGATATGAATTTCAGGTCCTTATATCAGAAACCAAGGCCAACCATGTTTATGCTACGAGACATGAATTGGGCACCTTATGTATTGGTAAGAGGAAGCGGTGGTAATTTATCTGCTATTTTGGAGCGTACAAAAGCTGTTTTTAAAGAGCTGTCACCCTCCGATCCGCTGGTACTTAATTTTATCGACGATGCTTTGAATTCAGCGTATCAGAAAGAAGAACGCACGGCAAAAATAGTGGGGTACTTTGCCATTTTCGCCATACTTATTTCGTCGCTCGGGATTTTTGCATTGGCAAGCTACACCGCCCAAAACCGCAGAAAAGAAATAGGCGTACGTAAAGTAAACGGCGCACAGATAACGCAAGTTGTAGGCTTGCTGAATATGAATTTTATAAAATGGGTAATTGTAGCATTCTTAATTGCTACGCCAGTGGCCTGGTTTGCTACCAATAAGTGGCTCGAAAACTTTGCTTACAAAACCACTTTAAGCTGGTTGATTTTTGCTCTGGCTGGATTGCTGGCGTTGGGAATTGCCTTGCTGACTGTAAGTTGGCAAAGTTGGCGGGCGGCTACTCGAAATCCGGTGGAGGCACTTCGATATGAATAA
- a CDS encoding FtsX-like permease family protein — MKHYFLTIWSSIRKAKQTNFFNLIGLSVSFAAFVLLSIYLWNEFTFDQYNKNYKQVYMLEMKSVENGENESTYFLPNPMADYFAENIPELSELCSFAWGASIYSLQKGGEESINLATRAVDSTFARMFDLQMKFGDLESLARNDGIILSETGAKRLFGNENPVGKTIYANFQSPFVIEGVFFDLPQNSSYYEYDAFCSFPTASWATNWSEYSFNHYYQLPENASISDVILKMNASQGVKDWKENSTEDFSFSLLPIKEKHFNKQLGAGNLLFTRSLVVVAALLLFMALVNYLNFAIANAPKQRKAINVRQVLGETKKHLLFLSISESVFIITLAFIGSIALSSVVTYFWPDIFSYEFHLRNYVWIFALCWLLVLFLGALIAVIPARMNGNMAPARALSGNVPQGQQRNFTGKVLTVLQFGISIFLIIGVLFIEKQVRFFKNYDLGFDKENIVIVDIPQSIQEHEDAFISELVKNGNITDYAFSQFIPGGVGMGWGRDIDGKNVSFKCWPVDERYMNFMGFEIVDGRAFSENLKSDENNFIMNETALKDFGWETEYLGKQIPGFGFSGTLIGVVKDMKYASLREEVTPLAFWLTETRHNKLSLKISGQNVTNTIAHINDVYSQFEKKLTFNYRFLDEQLNGMYKAEEKQAQLISIFCIISIIISVIGVLGLAILLSEYRIKEIGIRKVNGANISEIITLLNSGFIKSILIALIIACPLGYYAMNKWLENFAYKTTLSWWIFALAGALALGIALLTVSWQSWRAATRNPVEALRYE; from the coding sequence ATGAAGCATTATTTCCTAACGATTTGGAGTTCGATACGAAAGGCAAAACAAACCAACTTTTTTAATTTAATTGGCTTGTCTGTTTCGTTTGCTGCATTTGTATTGTTGTCGATTTATTTGTGGAATGAATTTACTTTCGACCAGTACAATAAGAATTACAAGCAAGTATACATGCTTGAAATGAAGTCGGTTGAAAATGGAGAAAATGAATCGACTTATTTTCTGCCAAATCCCATGGCTGATTATTTTGCCGAGAACATACCTGAATTGTCTGAGCTTTGTTCGTTTGCCTGGGGAGCCAGTATTTACTCGTTGCAAAAGGGCGGAGAAGAAAGCATTAATCTTGCAACCAGGGCAGTTGATTCAACTTTTGCCCGGATGTTCGATTTGCAAATGAAATTTGGAGATCTGGAATCACTGGCACGAAATGATGGTATTATTCTTTCTGAAACAGGAGCTAAAAGGTTATTTGGTAATGAAAACCCGGTAGGAAAAACTATTTATGCCAATTTTCAATCACCGTTTGTAATTGAAGGTGTATTTTTTGATCTTCCACAAAATAGTTCGTATTACGAATATGATGCTTTTTGCTCTTTTCCAACAGCTTCCTGGGCAACCAATTGGTCGGAATATAGTTTTAATCACTATTACCAATTGCCCGAAAATGCTTCTATATCCGATGTGATTCTAAAAATGAATGCATCGCAAGGTGTTAAAGATTGGAAAGAAAATTCGACAGAGGACTTTTCCTTTAGTTTGTTACCAATAAAAGAAAAACATTTTAATAAACAATTAGGTGCCGGAAACTTGCTTTTTACTCGATCGTTAGTTGTGGTTGCCGCTTTGTTGTTATTTATGGCTTTAGTTAACTACCTGAATTTTGCCATTGCCAATGCTCCCAAACAGCGTAAAGCTATCAATGTTCGTCAGGTTTTAGGAGAAACCAAAAAGCATTTATTATTCTTATCCATTTCAGAGTCGGTATTTATAATAACCCTGGCGTTTATTGGAAGTATCGCGCTGAGTTCAGTAGTGACCTATTTCTGGCCAGATATTTTTTCGTACGAATTTCATCTTAGAAATTATGTTTGGATTTTCGCTTTATGCTGGTTATTGGTGCTTTTTTTAGGCGCTTTAATTGCTGTAATACCGGCGCGCATGAATGGAAATATGGCCCCTGCAAGAGCATTAAGTGGAAATGTGCCGCAAGGTCAGCAACGTAATTTCACCGGAAAGGTTTTAACGGTTCTACAATTCGGAATTTCAATTTTTCTGATCATTGGTGTGTTGTTTATTGAAAAGCAGGTTCGTTTTTTCAAAAACTACGATCTGGGATTTGATAAAGAAAATATTGTGATCGTTGATATTCCACAGTCAATTCAAGAACACGAAGATGCATTTATAAGTGAATTAGTAAAGAATGGAAATATCACTGACTATGCTTTTTCTCAATTTATTCCCGGTGGAGTTGGAATGGGCTGGGGGCGTGACATTGATGGTAAGAATGTTAGCTTTAAGTGTTGGCCGGTTGACGAGCGCTATATGAACTTTATGGGTTTTGAGATTGTGGATGGCCGGGCATTTTCAGAGAATCTTAAGTCAGACGAAAATAATTTTATAATGAATGAGACTGCCCTAAAAGATTTTGGCTGGGAAACAGAATATTTGGGGAAACAGATTCCGGGATTTGGCTTTAGCGGTACTTTAATTGGTGTTGTAAAAGACATGAAATATGCTTCGTTAAGAGAAGAAGTTACACCCCTGGCATTTTGGCTCACCGAAACACGTCACAATAAACTTAGCCTGAAAATATCAGGGCAAAATGTTACCAACACAATTGCACATATTAATGACGTTTATAGCCAATTCGAGAAAAAACTTACGTTTAATTATCGTTTTCTCGATGAGCAGCTAAACGGTATGTACAAGGCGGAAGAGAAACAGGCACAACTTATTTCTATATTTTGTATTATATCAATCATCATATCTGTTATTGGCGTTTTGGGATTGGCAATTTTACTATCGGAATACAGAATAAAAGAAATTGGAATACGAAAAGTGAATGGAGCGAATATAAGCGAAATTATAACGCTGCTAAATAGCGGATTTATTAAGTCGATTTTAATTGCACTAATTATTGCTTGCCCACTTGGTTACTACGCTATGAATAAATGGCTCGAAAACTTTGCCTATAAAACCACACTAAGTTGGTGGATATTTGCGCTGGCTGGTGCTCTGGCTTTGGGAATTGCCTTGCTGACTGTTAGCTGGCAAAGCTGGCGGGCGGCAACGCGGAATCCGGTTGAGGCGTTGCGGTATGAATAA
- a CDS encoding FtsX-like permease family protein, which yields MKNLRFIFRMFRRNPLLVFVNLPGLAIGLSAVLLLSVYLKHELSYDQHFQTKNNVLRLYNAVSEEGNTTNYGICLRDAYTEIPSRVPEIRSATQIYRGWGITAEYEKQKFPNLQLLFADKDFFDVFGLELIQGNSSDALQGENNAVITRSTALKIFNRIDCVGEVLNVSEQPATVTGVINDLPNNTHFNFDVLSSMQTVHPENWGGLELYTYFRINDNADLDVVGEKIAAANNEIMKPWGEPFNLTVESGTELLADLHLHTVVDFDLSPKANLTHVFVIAGIAFLVMLIAMVNYINLYVLHGEKRIAEIGSRKSLGATQGTLSRLFFTETTVIGVLAFVLAIGLTALVQPSFAHLMQSQIELSDMFSFSGILLVLAILAVLILVSGAYPSYYLSKINLVNALKGKSTKVKRKSTMSRIAVISQFSISVFLISALVIVFAQVNYLKEVPLGFNPENVIGITNLNNEVRKSASSIVDELSQLAFVEDAACSDHGMGQGSSGQGIKKYGAPGNFKGIDEYRVQPGFAKTMQLELVDGRYFNQSEADKSAVILNQAAAKMLGPDVKVGSLVDMFDEPLTVIAIAKDFYYIDHPGALIGPLVLTNYRNNVNNLYMRTKAGTTSAQLAQIDAVLKSYSPELIISKFQLTDVYANKYTNEERMIKLVTTGAGLAIIISFIGLMALSVLNVNRRRKEIGIRKVIGSTESQVVSELLKETFMLVLIAIAIAFVGSYFTMSQWLQHFVNRVSISPVYFLLSAAFALLIAFMAVGWQSWRAATRNPVEALRYE from the coding sequence ATGAAAAATTTACGATTTATATTCAGAATGTTTCGGCGAAATCCCTTGTTGGTTTTTGTCAACCTTCCCGGATTGGCCATCGGATTAAGTGCTGTTTTGCTCCTGTCGGTTTATTTGAAACACGAGCTAAGTTACGACCAGCATTTTCAAACAAAAAACAATGTTTTACGACTTTATAACGCTGTTAGCGAAGAGGGTAACACTACAAATTATGGCATTTGTTTGCGCGATGCGTACACTGAAATTCCATCACGAGTTCCGGAAATAAGATCAGCTACTCAGATTTACAGAGGATGGGGCATAACCGCAGAATACGAAAAGCAAAAATTCCCCAATTTACAGCTGTTGTTTGCCGACAAGGATTTTTTTGATGTTTTCGGACTGGAGCTCATTCAGGGAAACAGCAGCGATGCCTTGCAAGGTGAAAACAATGCGGTAATTACCCGATCAACGGCATTAAAAATTTTCAACAGAATCGATTGTGTTGGCGAAGTACTAAATGTGTCGGAGCAGCCGGCTACGGTAACGGGTGTAATAAACGATTTGCCGAACAACACACACTTCAATTTCGATGTGCTGTCATCGATGCAAACTGTTCATCCCGAAAACTGGGGCGGGCTTGAGTTGTATACATATTTCAGGATAAACGATAATGCAGATTTGGATGTAGTTGGCGAAAAAATAGCAGCAGCCAACAATGAAATTATGAAACCGTGGGGCGAACCATTTAATCTGACAGTAGAATCGGGAACAGAGCTTCTGGCCGATTTGCATCTTCATACTGTTGTTGATTTCGACCTTTCGCCAAAAGCCAATCTAACGCACGTGTTTGTTATTGCCGGCATTGCTTTTCTGGTGATGCTTATTGCGATGGTAAACTACATTAACCTGTATGTTTTGCACGGCGAAAAACGGATTGCCGAAATCGGTTCACGAAAATCGTTGGGAGCAACGCAGGGAACGTTATCGCGTTTATTTTTTACTGAAACTACGGTAATTGGTGTGCTTGCTTTTGTATTGGCAATTGGACTAACAGCGCTTGTTCAACCCTCGTTTGCCCACCTGATGCAGAGCCAGATTGAGCTATCGGACATGTTTTCCTTTTCGGGAATTTTGTTGGTGCTGGCTATTCTTGCGGTGTTAATTTTAGTGTCGGGTGCGTACCCCAGTTACTATTTATCGAAGATCAATCTTGTAAATGCACTCAAAGGAAAGTCCACGAAAGTAAAGCGCAAAAGTACCATGTCGCGCATTGCGGTTATTTCGCAGTTTTCCATATCTGTTTTTCTCATCAGTGCGCTGGTAATTGTTTTTGCCCAGGTAAACTATTTAAAAGAAGTGCCACTGGGTTTTAATCCCGAGAATGTAATTGGCATCACCAACCTGAATAACGAGGTGCGGAAAAGCGCATCGTCAATCGTTGACGAATTGTCGCAACTGGCCTTTGTTGAGGATGCAGCTTGTTCCGATCATGGCATGGGACAAGGTTCGAGCGGACAGGGAATAAAAAAATATGGAGCGCCCGGTAATTTTAAAGGAATTGATGAATACCGTGTGCAGCCCGGATTTGCCAAAACTATGCAACTGGAACTGGTCGACGGCCGTTACTTTAATCAATCGGAAGCAGATAAAAGCGCCGTAATTCTTAACCAGGCAGCCGCAAAAATGCTGGGCCCTGATGTAAAAGTTGGTAGCCTTGTTGATATGTTCGATGAACCCTTAACAGTAATCGCCATTGCAAAAGATTTTTATTACATCGATCACCCGGGAGCACTCATTGGACCACTTGTTCTAACCAACTACCGCAACAACGTCAACAACCTTTATATGCGTACAAAAGCAGGAACTACTTCTGCGCAACTGGCACAAATTGATGCGGTGCTCAAAAGTTATTCGCCGGAGTTAATTATCAGCAAATTTCAGTTAACCGATGTTTATGCCAACAAATACACCAACGAAGAACGCATGATAAAACTGGTAACTACCGGTGCCGGACTGGCAATTATCATCAGTTTTATTGGTTTAATGGCCCTTTCCGTTCTGAATGTAAACCGACGAAGAAAAGAAATTGGCATTCGAAAAGTAATTGGCAGCACAGAATCGCAAGTGGTAAGCGAGTTGCTGAAAGAAACTTTTATGCTGGTTCTAATTGCTATTGCAATAGCTTTTGTTGGCAGCTATTTTACCATGAGTCAGTGGTTGCAACATTTTGTGAACCGCGTTTCCATTAGTCCTGTATATTTTCTGCTTAGTGCTGCTTTTGCATTGTTAATAGCGTTTATGGCGGTGGGCTGGCAAAGTTGGCGGGCGGCTACACGAAATCCTGTCGAAGCACTTCGATACGAGTAG
- a CDS encoding ABC transporter ATP-binding protein has protein sequence MIKTENLTKVFRTEEVETSALNEVNLHVKKGEFVAIMGPSGCGKSTLMNIIGLLDNPTSGEYYFDDAEVGQLKERNRTQLRKGNIGFVFQSFNLIDELNVYENVELPLIYLKLKARERKEMVEKVLERMKIAHRAKHFPQQLSGGQQQRVAIARAVVANPKLILADEPTGNLDSKNGLEVMNLLTELNREGTTIVMVTHSLHDSEFAHRVVNLFDGMIITEEVKKEMGEILL, from the coding sequence ATGATAAAGACAGAAAATCTGACAAAAGTATTTCGTACCGAAGAGGTTGAAACCAGTGCATTGAATGAAGTAAACCTTCATGTGAAAAAGGGTGAATTTGTAGCTATTATGGGACCTTCGGGTTGTGGTAAATCCACGTTAATGAATATCATCGGGTTACTGGATAATCCAACAAGCGGAGAATATTATTTCGATGACGCAGAGGTTGGGCAGCTGAAAGAACGTAACCGCACCCAACTGCGCAAAGGAAACATTGGTTTTGTGTTTCAGAGTTTTAACCTGATTGATGAACTGAATGTTTACGAAAATGTGGAACTTCCACTGATCTATCTGAAACTAAAAGCCCGCGAGCGCAAAGAAATGGTGGAGAAAGTATTGGAGCGCATGAAGATTGCACACCGGGCCAAACATTTCCCGCAGCAACTATCGGGTGGTCAGCAGCAGCGTGTTGCCATTGCACGCGCGGTGGTTGCCAATCCAAAGTTAATTCTTGCCGATGAGCCCACTGGTAACCTCGACTCGAAAAACGGACTGGAAGTAATGAATCTGCTCACCGAACTTAATCGCGAGGGTACCACCATTGTTATGGTAACTCACTCGTTGCACGACTCAGAGTTTGCCCATCGTGTAGTTAACCTGTTCGATGGTATGATCATTACCGAAGAGGTGAAAAAAGAAATGGGAGAAATCCTGTTATAG
- a CDS encoding HlyD family efflux transporter periplasmic adaptor subunit — MGMDKKIEKKKGLKAKHIIWIVGGLAFAFLLYKVVLGSSGSVFRAEKDKLTISTVTDGEFNDYITVIGQVEPITTIFLDVEEGGKVEEIFIEEGEMVKKGDVILRLKNNDLNTTIMNSESNMAYHSNELRNTQIAIEQQQIGNQRAKLQIDLQVTQAERKYKQYKALYEDDLIAREEYLKAKEDYELTLKEKELTYLKFEQDSIFRTNQKKNMDESLENMRDNLKMARLRLDNLNVKAPEDGQLGLLNAEIGESIGRGQRIGMVNILTDFKINALIDEHYIDRVRRGLNSSFDRGGENYNLTVKKVYPEVREGQFEIDMIFEGPKPDNIRTGQTYHTKLQLGQPEKAVLIPKGGFFQSTGGQWVYVLSENETEAVKRSIRIGKQNPQYYEVLEGLTPGEKVITSSYDLFGDNDRIVFK; from the coding sequence ATGGGAATGGATAAAAAAATTGAAAAGAAAAAAGGCTTAAAAGCCAAACACATTATTTGGATTGTTGGCGGATTGGCGTTTGCCTTTTTATTGTATAAGGTGGTATTGGGAAGCAGCGGTTCGGTGTTTCGTGCCGAGAAAGATAAGCTAACGATTAGCACAGTTACCGACGGCGAGTTTAACGACTACATTACCGTTATTGGCCAGGTGGAGCCTATTACAACCATTTTTCTTGATGTAGAAGAAGGGGGTAAAGTGGAAGAGATTTTCATTGAAGAAGGTGAAATGGTAAAAAAAGGAGATGTTATTCTTCGCTTGAAAAACAACGACCTGAATACAACCATCATGAACAGCGAATCAAATATGGCCTACCATTCCAACGAGCTGCGGAATACTCAAATCGCCATTGAGCAACAACAGATTGGTAATCAACGGGCCAAACTTCAAATCGATCTCCAGGTAACTCAGGCAGAGCGTAAGTACAAACAATATAAAGCTTTGTATGAAGATGATTTGATAGCCCGCGAGGAGTACCTGAAAGCAAAGGAGGATTATGAGTTAACATTAAAAGAAAAGGAATTAACTTATTTGAAATTTGAACAGGATTCGATTTTCCGCACTAACCAGAAGAAAAATATGGACGAGAGTCTCGAAAATATGAGGGATAACCTGAAAATGGCCCGACTAAGACTGGACAACCTGAATGTAAAAGCGCCGGAGGATGGTCAGCTCGGCTTGTTAAATGCCGAAATTGGAGAGTCCATTGGGCGAGGTCAGCGAATTGGGATGGTGAATATTTTAACCGACTTTAAAATCAATGCACTTATCGACGAGCATTACATCGACCGCGTACGTCGCGGACTGAACTCCTCATTCGATCGTGGTGGCGAAAATTACAACCTTACCGTTAAAAAGGTTTATCCTGAAGTGCGCGAAGGCCAGTTTGAAATTGATATGATTTTTGAAGGGCCAAAGCCGGATAACATCCGTACCGGGCAAACATACCACACAAAATTGCAGCTGGGACAACCCGAAAAAGCGGTGCTGATTCCAAAAGGCGGTTTTTTCCAAAGCACCGGCGGCCAGTGGGTTTATGTGCTGAGCGAAAACGAAACGGAAGCTGTAAAACGCAGCATCCGCATCGGGAAACAAAATCCACAGTATTACGAGGTGCTGGAAGGTTTAACTCCTGGCGAGAAAGTGATAACTTCCAGCTATGATTTGTTTGGCGACAATGATCGGATTGTGTTTAAATAG
- a CDS encoding TolC family protein — MIKKRILLIIVLYLIIGNTVQAQQKWSLNQCISYAIENNINLKEYEILEKLSLEEAQQAKRNMLPGIEATTGGGFNFGRSADPNTNDYINTKFFSSSFDLGSSIVVFDGFRIQNRIKYQQFRKQASEYNRLNATDDLAFNVMVAFFDVVYYKGMLEIANEQVEASKLSLKTTEKKVEVGLKAKTDLLDMRANLELEELNKIQIENTVKTATLKLKQLMNLVSAEEMQLVDESSVVINEKVAQPQQLFEQYTSWSPYFQSIEANVKATEKGLALSRSALYPSIYASGSIGTGFYETNTDGEGNTVAFADQWKNNKGKYLGASLSIPVFSRWSNRSEVKKAKLELQRAKNNLDSERQKLFFDMVNNLTELEALYKEHSQYVKRTEVDQLAFEAAEKKFDQGLIDINDYYIAKNRLANTQSSVLRSRTQWEIKMKVLHFYRGQRFWETEESLQSQ; from the coding sequence ATGATTAAGAAACGGATACTTCTCATTATAGTTTTGTATTTAATAATTGGAAATACGGTTCAGGCTCAGCAAAAATGGAGCCTGAACCAATGTATTTCTTATGCCATTGAAAACAACATCAATTTAAAAGAGTACGAGATTCTTGAAAAACTGTCGCTGGAAGAGGCGCAGCAAGCCAAGCGCAACATGTTGCCCGGTATTGAGGCTACAACCGGCGGTGGTTTTAATTTTGGTCGTTCGGCGGATCCGAATACCAACGATTATATCAATACCAAGTTTTTTTCCAGTAGCTTCGATTTAGGGTCGTCCATCGTTGTTTTTGATGGATTTCGTATTCAGAACCGGATAAAATATCAGCAATTCAGAAAGCAGGCCTCAGAATACAATCGTTTAAACGCAACCGATGATTTGGCTTTTAACGTGATGGTGGCCTTTTTCGATGTGGTTTATTACAAAGGAATGCTGGAAATTGCCAACGAGCAGGTAGAAGCCTCGAAGCTAAGTTTGAAAACAACAGAAAAGAAAGTGGAAGTGGGTTTAAAAGCCAAAACCGACTTACTGGACATGCGGGCTAATCTGGAACTCGAAGAACTCAACAAAATTCAGATTGAAAACACCGTGAAGACAGCCACTTTAAAACTAAAACAGTTGATGAATCTTGTTTCTGCTGAGGAAATGCAACTGGTGGATGAATCATCGGTGGTAATTAATGAAAAAGTAGCCCAGCCGCAACAGCTTTTTGAGCAATACACCAGTTGGTCGCCTTATTTCCAATCGATTGAAGCCAATGTAAAAGCCACCGAAAAAGGCCTTGCTTTGAGTCGCTCGGCACTATATCCATCAATTTATGCCAGTGGCTCGATTGGTACAGGTTTTTACGAAACCAATACTGATGGTGAAGGAAATACAGTGGCTTTTGCCGATCAGTGGAAAAACAACAAAGGCAAGTATCTGGGAGCTTCGCTAAGTATCCCGGTTTTTAGCCGTTGGAGTAATCGTTCCGAGGTGAAAAAGGCAAAACTGGAGCTGCAACGGGCAAAAAATAACCTAGACAGTGAAAGGCAAAAACTGTTTTTCGATATGGTAAACAATCTTACCGAGCTGGAGGCTTTGTACAAAGAACACAGTCAGTATGTAAAACGTACCGAGGTTGACCAGTTGGCCTTTGAGGCTGCTGAAAAGAAATTCGACCAGGGATTAATTGATATCAACGATTATTACATTGCTAAAAACCGCTTGGCAAATACACAGAGTTCGGTTTTACGCTCGCGCACGCAGTGGGAGATAAAAATGAAAGTACTGCATTTTTACAGAGGACAACGGTTTTGGGAAACGGAGGAAAGTTTGCAGTCGCAATAG